The following proteins are co-located in the Larus michahellis chromosome 9, bLarMic1.1, whole genome shotgun sequence genome:
- the LOC141748620 gene encoding nucleoporin NUP35-like isoform X2, whose protein sequence is MFGPASVGQPRKTTLSPAQPDPFYTRGDSQRSEDQWDAAWVTVFGFPQASASYLLLRFAQYGNILKHVVSDTGNWMHICYQSKLQARKALSKDGRIFGECIRIGVKPCTDKTVMENFARSSASPMSSVFTPPTKSVASTPVQPANYTTRFPTMRPLVPPYKAFASDYQVFLDGESPRKGESMAF, encoded by the exons ATGTTCGGTCCTGCAAGCGTTGGGCAGCCTAGGAAGACGACTCTTTCTCCTGCTCAGCCAGATCCTTTTTATACTCGAGGTGATTCCCAGAGGTCAGAGGATCAATGGGATGCCGCATGGGTAACTGTATTTGG ATTTCCTCAAGCATCAGCTTCCTATCTTCTTCTACGATTTGCTCAGTATGGAAACATATTAAAGCATGTG GTGTCCGACACAGGAAACTGGATGCATATTTGCTATCAGTCTAAGCTTCAAGCCCGGAAAGCCTTAAGCAAAGATGGAAGAATTTTTGGTGAATGTATCAGGATTGGTGTCAAGCCCTGTACGGATAAA ACTGTGATGGAAAACTTTGCAAGAAGCTCTGCGTCCCCGATGTCTTCAGTTTTCACTCCACCTACAAAATCCGTGGCCAGCACACCAGTACAGCCTGCAAATTATACGACAAGGTTCCCCACAATGAGACCTCTCGTACCACCATATAAAGCCTTCGCTAGTGACTACCAG GTGTTTTTGGACGGAGAATCTCCTAGGAAAGGTGAAAGTATGGCATTTTAA
- the LOC141748620 gene encoding nucleoporin NUP35-like isoform X1 encodes MFGPASVGQPRKTTLSPAQPDPFYTRGDSQRSEDQWDAAWVTVFGFPQASASYLLLRFAQYGNILKHVVSDTGNWMHICYQSKLQARKALSKDGRIFGECIRIGVKPCTDKTVMENFARSSASPMSSVFTPPTKSVASTPVQPANYTTRFPTMRPLVPPYKAFASDYQVFLDGESPRKGGGLLGGRTLCTAGSPGLGLFLVFVMLMFFLAFIAVL; translated from the exons ATGTTCGGTCCTGCAAGCGTTGGGCAGCCTAGGAAGACGACTCTTTCTCCTGCTCAGCCAGATCCTTTTTATACTCGAGGTGATTCCCAGAGGTCAGAGGATCAATGGGATGCCGCATGGGTAACTGTATTTGG ATTTCCTCAAGCATCAGCTTCCTATCTTCTTCTACGATTTGCTCAGTATGGAAACATATTAAAGCATGTG GTGTCCGACACAGGAAACTGGATGCATATTTGCTATCAGTCTAAGCTTCAAGCCCGGAAAGCCTTAAGCAAAGATGGAAGAATTTTTGGTGAATGTATCAGGATTGGTGTCAAGCCCTGTACGGATAAA ACTGTGATGGAAAACTTTGCAAGAAGCTCTGCGTCCCCGATGTCTTCAGTTTTCACTCCACCTACAAAATCCGTGGCCAGCACACCAGTACAGCCTGCAAATTATACGACAAGGTTCCCCACAATGAGACCTCTCGTACCACCATATAAAGCCTTCGCTAGTGACTACCAG GTGTTTTTGGACGGAGAATCTCCTAGGAAAG gtgGTGGACTCCTTGGAGGAAGAACACTGTGCACAGCTGGCTCCCCAGGACTGGGACTGTTCTTAGTATTTGtgatgttaatgttttttttagcattcattGCTGTTTTATAA